Proteins found in one Miscanthus floridulus cultivar M001 chromosome 4, ASM1932011v1, whole genome shotgun sequence genomic segment:
- the LOC136552220 gene encoding la-related protein 1B-like, whose product MSPAAGGPAPAPAPAQSAAAVPQAIAALPEPGRVAPAASRRDPPGHPDGADPANAAARKTAWSALAQAAGETPEGGGIIGGDASWPALAESTRACPKSGSSDSLKALSDASSPSPQEDPIAASSVSPHPVVGANPIPTAQNPTSTPPPMAAVSSQQNGATTQTIPVRRGGSSGGNSGGGSRGNGSNGGRRAVNSLGGDGSSGNGGDGNWNDGSLGTGSGCNSSNGDVSINLDDNVRVPGRAGGNGNDSSRNAPGNSHWNHNIRGGSSSNGAGSGDGNNRYSSGSSNHWNNNPRNSSSSSNGGGGRGGYRGRRDHERGANFSPRNFPRVPVMPYQQQQQQQQPGIYQPGPFHRPPPPAAHFMVPQHFYVPPFPYPADVQPYPVYLPPVEQFQNMHLVRPPMQAAWVPPPQDQPNFQDDIRNQIEFYFSTNNLCHDTFLRRHMNNQGWVPIDLILGFNRMRAFTGLVDTNYILDAIRGSELLEVQGDNVRRRNDWTEWLLR is encoded by the exons ATGTCGCCGGCTGCTGGtggccccgcgcccgcgccagcgccagcgcAATCGGCGGCCGCCGTCCCGCAGGCGATCGCGGCGCTGCCGGAGCCGGGCCGTGTGGCGCCCGCGGCGTCCCGCCGGGATCCGCCGGGCCATCCTGACGGGGCCGATCCCGCCAATGCGGCGGCAAGGAAGACGGCGTGGAGCGCGCTGGCGCAGGCGGCGGGGGAGACCCCAGAGGGCGGCGGCATCATCGGCGGGGATGCTTCGTGGCCGGCGCTCGCGGAGTCGACGCGCGCGTGCCCCAAGTCGGGCTCGTCCGACTCCCTCAAGGCACTCTCCGATGCGTCCAGCCCGTCCCCGCAG GAGGATCCAATTGCTGCTTCATCGGTATCCCCACATCCAGTTGTGGGGGCTAATCCGATTCCCACTGCCCAAAACCCTACCTCCACACCTCCTCCCATGGCTGCAGTTTCCTCTCAGCAGAACGGGGCCACAACCCAGACAATTCCAGTTCGGCGCGGTGGCAGCAGCGGTGGAAACAGTGGAGGTGGCAGCCGTGGGAATGGTAGCAATGGTGGCCGCAGGGCTGTCAATAGTCTTGGAGGTGACGGGAGCAGCGGCAATGGCGGTGATGGTAACTGGAATGATGGAAGCCTTGGTACTGGCAGCGGTTGCAACAGCAGCAATGGTGATGTTTCCATCAACTTGGATGATAATGTCCGTGTCCCTGGTCGTGCCGGTGGGAATGGCAATGACAGCAGCAGAAATGCTCCCGGCAATAGCCATTGGAACCACAACATACGTGGTGGTAGCAGCAGTAACGGTGCTGGTAGTGGTGATGGAAACAATAGATATAGTAGTGGTAGCAGCAACCACTGGAATAATAATCCCCGAaacagtagtagcagtagcaatGGCGGTGGAGGTCGTGGTGGTTACCGGGGTCGCCGTGACCATGAGAGAGGGGCGAATTTCTCCCCTAGGAACTTCCCCAGAGTTCCAGTAATGCCATAtcaacagcagcaacagcagcagcagcctggCATCTACCAGCCTGGGCCCTTTCACCGACCGCCGCCACCCGCTGCCCATTTCATGGTGCCACAGCATTTTTATGTTCCACCATTTCCCTACCCTG CTGATGTACAACCCTATCCTGTCTACCTCCCACCAGTAGAGCAGTTTCAGAACATGCATCTTGTTCGGCCACCCATGCAGGCTGCatgggttcctcctcctcaggaTCAGCCAAATTTCCAAGATGATATTAGGAATCAGATAGAGTTCTATTTTAG CACAAATAATCTATGCCATGACACATTCTTGAGGAGACATATGAACAATCAAGGATGGGTACCTATTGACCTAATCTTGGGGTTCAACCGG ATGAGGGCATTTACGGGCTTGGTGGACACCAACTACATACTAGATGCTATCCGTGGTTCTGAGTTATTGGAAGTGCAG GGAGATAATGTCCGGAGGCGCAATGATTGGACAGAATGGCTACTTCGTTAA
- the LOC136548859 gene encoding mavicyanin-like yields MAALGEDSVEVLCQRAVVQWRRWPVTPAILHLVLLLAAARRHGATDNVLGYSARWVIGPNYLTWSQKYNFTAGDTLVFDYVKEQHNVYRVTQDEFRTCEPASRTLGMWATGHDLVNLTVPGGYCFLCNVAGHCLGGMKFSIEVAAPPPPALPSQPPPPSSGGAPWIARRPAWPEVARIPFLAAIGLLLILA; encoded by the exons atggcggcgcttGGTGAAGACTCGGTGGAGGTGCTGTGTCAAAGGGCGGTGGTGCAGTGGCGGCGTTGGCCGGTGACG CCGGccatcctccacctcgtcctcctccttgcAGCGGCTCGACGGCACGGCGCGACGGACAACGTCCTCGGCTACTCCGCTCGGTGGGTCATCGGCCCCAACTACCTCACCTGGTCGCAGAAGTACAACTTCACCGCCGGCGACACCCTCG TGTTCGACTACGTGAAGGAGCAGCACAACGTGTACCGGGTGACGCAGGACGAGTTCCGGACGTGCGAGCCGGCGAGCCGCACGCTGGGCATGTGGGCGACGGGCCACGACCTCGTCAACCTCACCGTGCCGGGGGGCTACTGCTTCCTCTGCAACGTCGCCGGCCACTGCCTCGGGGGCATGAAATTCTCCATCGAGGTGGCCGCGCCGCCCCCACCGGCCCTGCCGTcgcagccaccgccgccgagctCGGGCGGCGCGCCGTGGATTGCACGGCGGCCCGCGTGGCCGGAGGTGGCGCGGATCCCATTCCTCGCGGCGATCGGCCTGCTGCTGATTCTCGCTTGA